A single window of Hymenobacter sp. APR13 DNA harbors:
- a CDS encoding SusC/RagA family TonB-linked outer membrane protein: MKQTSLIPILCAVAAATSVPAMAQTRAVTGRITGADGTGLPGVTVLERGTTNGASTSADGSFSLTVQPGATLVVSSIGYNTQNIVVGDRTTVAITLQENSVALSEAVVIGYGSQAKSELTGSVTQVMAKDVQNVPTVSFEQAIQGRTPGVQINQGSGKLGAGVNIRVRGSSSVTASNQPLYVIDGIPVTSNDVGVAFGETTNPLADLNPNDIESISILKDAASSAIYGSRASNGVVLVTTKKGRQGQTRVNVGAYFGRSEATRTREFLNAAQYKELFGEAITNASLIDDSYINFFYGANPDLAEVFASEAGIDYNSTLDTDWAGAAFRKGKVAQYDFNVSGGDAKTRFFISSTYNDQTGIIIGNRYRRGSFRANLDHSISDKMRVGVNVSLVRSINDRVADDNDFANPVQLNALPPLQAKYLANGKVNQSTLYYNNLAELGSTNRSGNYRSFSSAYLSYNPIKELTLRTEVGGDFLNINEELYRGVETETGRSRNGYAFESQGNVVNYTTNNTATYATSFNEDHSVEALAGFSFQRYNQKSVSSEGTTFPNDQFRKIASAAKITAGDSRVNEYVFLSYFGRLNYNFREKYLLSGSIRADKSSRFGADKRTGIFPAGSAGWVVSNEDFLRDNSVVSLLKLRASYGLTGNAEIGNYFSRSLYEAVPYADQAGIRPTQLGNDVLTWENTAQADLGLEFGFLNNRISGEVDVYQKNTSDLLLARQLPYTGGYNNIYKNLGEMRNRGLEVSLNTRNIDNAFKWTTNFNISFNRNEITDLSGQEIVSGGRNLSRVRVGEPIGVFYGVKYAGVDPENGDALFFDADGNTTNVYSQGAVQRIGNPNPKYTGGFNNTFSYKGFELGVLTQFTYGNDIYNIAGVYQSVNGDYFDNQTLDQLTRWQKPGDITKVPQARYFESNGTQVSSRWIEDGSFFRLKNVTLGYTVPAELAKKAFLQSARVYVTGQNLLTLTDYNGYDPEVNTGFVGGNTAAGVQSGNYILGHDFYTPPLAKTWLVGLNLGF; encoded by the coding sequence ATGAAACAAACTTCACTCATTCCTATACTGTGCGCCGTTGCAGCGGCTACGTCGGTGCCCGCTATGGCGCAGACGCGGGCCGTAACCGGCCGCATCACGGGTGCCGACGGCACCGGCCTGCCCGGTGTGACGGTGCTGGAGCGCGGCACCACCAACGGCGCCAGCACCAGCGCCGACGGCAGCTTCTCGCTGACCGTGCAGCCCGGCGCCACGCTGGTGGTTAGCTCCATCGGCTACAACACCCAGAACATTGTGGTAGGCGACCGGACCACGGTGGCCATCACGCTGCAGGAAAACTCAGTGGCCCTGAGCGAGGCTGTGGTTATCGGCTACGGCAGCCAGGCCAAATCGGAGCTGACCGGCTCCGTGACGCAGGTAATGGCCAAGGACGTGCAGAACGTGCCGACCGTGAGCTTCGAGCAGGCCATCCAGGGCCGCACGCCGGGCGTGCAGATCAACCAGGGCTCGGGCAAGCTGGGCGCCGGCGTTAACATCCGGGTGCGGGGTTCGTCGTCGGTGACGGCCTCCAACCAGCCGCTGTACGTTATCGACGGTATTCCCGTGACGTCCAACGACGTGGGCGTGGCATTTGGCGAAACCACCAACCCGCTGGCCGACCTCAACCCCAACGACATTGAAAGTATCTCGATTCTGAAGGATGCCGCCTCGTCGGCCATCTACGGCTCGCGCGCTTCCAACGGCGTGGTGCTGGTGACCACCAAAAAAGGCCGCCAGGGCCAGACCCGCGTGAACGTGGGCGCTTACTTTGGCCGCAGTGAGGCTACCCGCACCCGCGAATTCCTCAACGCGGCCCAGTACAAGGAGCTGTTCGGCGAAGCCATCACCAACGCCTCGCTGATTGACGACTCCTACATCAACTTCTTCTACGGCGCGAATCCGGACCTGGCAGAAGTGTTTGCCAGCGAAGCCGGCATCGACTACAACTCGACGCTGGACACCGACTGGGCCGGGGCCGCGTTCCGCAAGGGCAAGGTGGCGCAGTACGATTTCAACGTGAGCGGCGGCGACGCCAAGACGCGTTTCTTCATCAGCAGCACCTACAACGACCAGACCGGTATCATCATCGGCAACCGTTACCGCCGGGGCAGCTTCCGCGCCAACCTCGACCACAGCATCAGCGACAAGATGCGCGTGGGCGTGAACGTGTCGCTGGTACGCTCCATCAACGACCGGGTAGCCGACGACAACGACTTCGCCAACCCCGTGCAGCTGAACGCCCTGCCGCCGCTGCAGGCCAAGTACCTGGCCAACGGCAAGGTGAACCAGAGCACGCTCTACTACAACAACTTAGCGGAGTTGGGCTCCACCAACCGTTCGGGCAACTACCGCTCGTTCAGCTCGGCCTACCTGTCGTACAACCCCATCAAGGAGCTGACGCTGCGCACCGAAGTGGGCGGTGACTTCCTCAACATCAACGAGGAGCTGTACCGCGGCGTGGAAACCGAAACCGGCCGCTCGCGCAATGGCTACGCCTTCGAGAGCCAGGGCAACGTGGTGAACTACACCACCAACAACACGGCCACCTACGCCACCAGCTTCAACGAAGACCACTCGGTTGAGGCCCTGGCTGGTTTCTCGTTCCAGCGCTACAACCAGAAGTCGGTATCGTCGGAGGGCACCACGTTCCCGAACGACCAGTTCCGCAAGATTGCCAGCGCCGCCAAAATCACGGCCGGCGACTCGCGCGTGAACGAGTACGTGTTCCTGTCGTACTTCGGCCGCCTGAACTACAACTTCCGCGAGAAGTACCTGCTGTCGGGTAGCATCCGGGCCGACAAGTCGTCGCGCTTCGGGGCCGACAAGCGCACCGGCATTTTCCCGGCCGGCTCGGCAGGTTGGGTGGTTTCCAACGAAGACTTTCTGCGCGACAACAGCGTGGTGAGTTTGCTGAAGCTGCGCGCCTCATACGGCCTGACCGGCAATGCCGAAATCGGTAACTACTTCTCGCGCAGCCTCTACGAAGCCGTACCTTACGCTGACCAGGCCGGTATCCGGCCCACGCAGCTCGGCAACGACGTACTGACCTGGGAGAATACGGCGCAGGCCGACCTGGGCCTGGAGTTCGGCTTCCTCAACAACCGTATTTCGGGTGAGGTGGACGTGTACCAGAAAAACACCAGCGACCTGCTGCTGGCCCGCCAGCTGCCCTACACCGGCGGCTACAACAACATCTACAAGAACCTGGGCGAGATGCGCAACCGGGGCCTGGAGGTGTCGCTGAACACGCGCAACATCGACAACGCGTTCAAATGGACCACCAACTTCAACATCTCGTTTAACCGCAACGAAATCACGGACCTGAGCGGTCAGGAAATCGTGTCGGGCGGCCGCAACCTGAGCCGCGTGCGCGTGGGTGAGCCTATCGGCGTGTTCTACGGCGTGAAGTACGCCGGCGTAGACCCGGAAAACGGCGACGCCCTGTTCTTCGACGCCGACGGCAACACCACCAATGTGTACAGCCAGGGCGCGGTGCAGCGCATCGGCAACCCCAACCCTAAGTACACGGGCGGCTTCAACAACACGTTCAGCTATAAAGGCTTCGAGCTGGGCGTGCTCACGCAGTTCACTTACGGCAACGACATCTACAACATTGCCGGGGTGTACCAGTCGGTGAACGGCGACTACTTCGACAACCAGACCCTCGACCAGCTGACGCGCTGGCAGAAGCCGGGCGACATCACCAAGGTACCGCAGGCCCGCTACTTCGAGAGCAACGGCACGCAGGTATCGTCGCGCTGGATTGAGGACGGCTCGTTCTTCCGCCTCAAAAACGTAACGCTGGGCTACACCGTGCCGGCCGAGCTGGCCAAGAAAGCCTTCCTGCAGTCGGCCCGCGTGTACGTGACCGGCCAGAACCTGCTGACCCTGACCGACTACAACGGCTACGACCCCGAGGTAAACACGGGCTTTGTGGGCGGCAACACGGCGGCAGGCGTGCAGAGCGGCAACTATATCCTGGGCCACGACTTCTACACGCCGCCACTGGCTAAAACGTGGCTGGTGGGTCTGAACCTCGGTTTTTAA
- a CDS encoding RagB/SusD family nutrient uptake outer membrane protein, which produces MKISSFSRTAALGLFLTLGLSACEKQLDLDPRQSVDAATALDSPEKVQSALVGAYARLGTGNLYGTNFTLLPELLASDNYVLWQGTFTSYRDVFRRQLTNNNTEATRTWQLAYQTINFTNLILEALPVVTDADDKAQYEGEARFIRGALFFELVRLYGLPYQAGLANPGVPLALTANKTEEQASQQIARATVGEVYTQVLADLRAAEQLLPEENPRGNGRVNKFSAKAMLARVYLQQGNYAQARNLANQVIEDGANVGLDLTPSVTAPFRVRNSSESLFEIQQNDQYNAGTANDGLTTFFAPSNKGRGDVAVLDPFLALFEPNDLRGPDAGLLFTEDTGGRAGRIRTTKWNEFGQNLPIIRLAEMYLTRAEANFELGSAVGATPLVDINTIRERANATPLTTVTLNDILLERQLELAFEGVRIHDIKRRQRTTGTLAWNSPRLVFPIPLYELNLNKALVQNPGY; this is translated from the coding sequence ATGAAAATATCTTCTTTTAGCCGCACTGCCGCCCTCGGGCTGTTCCTGACGCTGGGCCTGTCGGCGTGCGAAAAGCAGCTGGACCTGGACCCCCGCCAATCCGTTGACGCCGCCACCGCTCTGGACTCGCCCGAGAAGGTGCAGAGCGCGCTGGTGGGCGCCTACGCCCGCCTGGGCACCGGCAACCTCTACGGCACCAACTTCACGCTGCTGCCCGAGCTGCTGGCTTCCGACAACTATGTGCTGTGGCAGGGCACGTTCACCAGCTACCGCGACGTGTTCCGCCGGCAGCTGACCAACAACAACACCGAGGCCACCCGCACCTGGCAGCTGGCCTACCAGACCATCAACTTCACCAACCTGATTCTGGAGGCCCTGCCCGTGGTGACGGACGCCGACGATAAGGCCCAGTACGAAGGCGAGGCCCGCTTTATCCGCGGCGCCTTGTTCTTTGAGCTGGTGCGCCTCTACGGGCTGCCCTACCAGGCTGGCCTGGCCAACCCCGGCGTGCCCCTGGCCCTGACGGCCAACAAAACCGAAGAGCAGGCTTCCCAGCAGATTGCCCGCGCCACTGTAGGCGAAGTATACACGCAGGTGCTGGCCGACCTGCGCGCCGCCGAGCAGCTGCTGCCCGAGGAAAACCCGCGCGGCAACGGCCGAGTAAACAAATTCTCGGCGAAAGCCATGCTGGCCCGGGTATACCTGCAGCAAGGCAACTACGCGCAGGCCCGCAACCTGGCCAACCAGGTGATTGAGGACGGCGCCAATGTGGGCCTGGACCTGACGCCGTCGGTGACGGCGCCGTTCCGAGTGCGCAACTCGTCGGAGTCGCTGTTTGAGATTCAGCAAAACGACCAGTACAACGCCGGCACCGCCAACGACGGGCTGACCACCTTCTTTGCGCCGTCCAACAAAGGCCGCGGCGACGTAGCCGTGCTGGACCCGTTCCTGGCTCTGTTTGAGCCCAACGACCTGCGTGGGCCGGACGCCGGGCTGCTGTTCACGGAAGATACCGGTGGCCGTGCCGGCCGCATCCGGACCACCAAGTGGAACGAGTTTGGCCAGAACCTGCCCATCATCCGTTTGGCTGAGATGTACCTGACGCGCGCCGAAGCCAACTTTGAGTTGGGCTCTGCCGTGGGCGCCACGCCGCTGGTTGATATCAACACCATCCGGGAGCGGGCCAATGCCACCCCGCTGACGACTGTCACGCTCAACGACATCCTGCTGGAGCGTCAGCTGGAGCTGGCCTTCGAGGGCGTCCGGATTCACGACATCAAGCGGCGGCAGCGCACCACCGGTACGCTGGCCTGGAACAGCCCGCGCCTGGTGTTCCCGATTCCGCTCTACGAGCTGAACCTCAACAAAGCCCTGGTACAGAACCCCGGCTACTAG
- a CDS encoding CocE/NonD family hydrolase, with protein sequence MTHTYLRTALLAGILLAAAAPAHAQLVTPAEKAYQAQMMADTLYIRQHYTKTEYQIPMRDGRKLYTIVYAPNDADKVKYPIMLNRTPYAVGPYGPGTYKKVLGPSSTMMRDGYIFAYQDVRGRYMSEGEFMDMRPEKDTHNGKNDIDEGTDTFDTIAWLLKNGPKNNGRVGQWGISYPGFYTAAGLLSRHPALKAASPQAPIADWFWDDFHHNGAFFLPHAFNFYASFGLPRPTPTPTGNPGFKHGTPDGYDFFLKMGPLKNADARYYKGQVAFWKDLMSHPNYDQFWQERNLRPHLKNLNKGTAILTVGGFNDAEDLFGALEIYKSIERQNPGQRNGLVMGPWVHGGWARGLGELVGNVDYGPSPSQYYQTEIEAPFFKANLKDGKPAATPEATVFESGTNRWRTFDAWPPKEAKEEVLYFQPNGMISFEKPASGAEFDQYLSDPAHPVPSNENMATGMTKEYMTDDQRFASRRPDVLTYQTNVLTEDMTLAGPIQALLQVATTGTDADWVVKIIDVYPNDTPDNPRLLPNVRLGGYQQMVRSEVMRGRFRNSFEKPEAFVPGQVTAVPFTVQDLCHTFRKGHRLMVQVQSTWFPMVDRNPQTFVPNIFEADEKDFQTATHRLYHSPQHASQLTLKVL encoded by the coding sequence ATGACCCACACTTACCTCCGTACGGCGCTGCTGGCGGGAATCCTGCTGGCGGCTGCCGCCCCGGCCCACGCCCAGCTCGTCACGCCCGCCGAAAAAGCCTACCAGGCCCAGATGATGGCCGATACGCTCTACATCCGGCAGCACTACACCAAAACGGAATACCAGATTCCGATGCGCGACGGCCGCAAGCTCTACACCATCGTGTACGCGCCCAACGACGCCGACAAGGTGAAGTACCCGATTATGCTCAACCGCACGCCCTACGCGGTGGGCCCCTACGGCCCGGGCACCTACAAGAAAGTGCTGGGCCCGAGCAGCACCATGATGCGCGACGGCTACATCTTCGCCTACCAGGACGTGCGCGGCCGCTACATGTCAGAAGGCGAATTTATGGATATGCGGCCCGAGAAGGACACCCACAACGGCAAAAACGACATCGACGAGGGCACCGACACCTTCGATACCATTGCCTGGCTGCTGAAGAACGGGCCCAAGAACAACGGCCGCGTGGGCCAGTGGGGCATCAGCTACCCCGGCTTCTACACCGCCGCCGGCCTGCTCAGCCGCCACCCGGCCCTGAAAGCCGCCTCGCCCCAGGCCCCCATTGCCGACTGGTTCTGGGACGATTTCCACCACAACGGCGCGTTTTTCCTGCCCCACGCCTTCAACTTCTACGCCAGCTTCGGGCTGCCGCGCCCCACGCCTACGCCCACCGGCAACCCCGGCTTCAAGCACGGCACCCCCGACGGCTACGACTTCTTCCTGAAGATGGGGCCGCTGAAAAACGCCGATGCCCGCTACTACAAAGGCCAGGTGGCCTTCTGGAAGGACTTGATGAGCCACCCCAACTACGACCAGTTCTGGCAGGAGCGCAACCTGCGCCCGCACCTCAAAAACCTCAACAAAGGCACCGCCATCCTCACCGTGGGCGGCTTCAACGATGCCGAGGACCTGTTTGGGGCGCTGGAAATCTACAAGAGCATCGAGCGGCAGAACCCCGGCCAGCGCAACGGCCTCGTGATGGGGCCGTGGGTGCACGGCGGCTGGGCCCGCGGTTTGGGCGAGCTGGTCGGCAACGTCGACTACGGCCCGTCGCCGTCGCAGTACTACCAGACGGAAATCGAGGCGCCGTTCTTCAAAGCCAACCTGAAAGACGGCAAGCCCGCCGCCACGCCCGAGGCCACTGTGTTCGAAAGCGGCACCAACCGCTGGCGCACCTTCGATGCCTGGCCGCCCAAAGAAGCCAAGGAAGAGGTGCTGTACTTCCAGCCCAACGGCATGATTTCGTTTGAGAAGCCCGCCAGCGGCGCCGAGTTCGACCAGTACCTGAGCGACCCGGCCCACCCGGTGCCGTCCAACGAAAACATGGCCACCGGCATGACCAAAGAGTACATGACCGACGACCAGCGCTTTGCCTCGCGCCGCCCCGACGTGCTGACCTACCAGACCAACGTGCTGACTGAGGACATGACGCTGGCCGGCCCCATTCAGGCCCTGCTGCAGGTGGCCACCACCGGCACCGACGCTGACTGGGTGGTGAAAATCATCGACGTGTACCCCAACGACACGCCCGATAACCCGCGCCTGCTGCCCAACGTGCGCCTCGGCGGCTACCAGCAGATGGTCCGTTCGGAGGTGATGCGCGGCCGGTTCCGCAACAGCTTCGAGAAGCCCGAGGCCTTCGTGCCAGGCCAGGTGACGGCCGTGCCATTTACGGTGCAGGACCTGTGCCACACCTTCCGCAAAGGCCACCGCCTGATGGTGCAGGTGCAAAGCACCTGGTTCCCGATGGTGGACCGCAACCCGCAAACCTTCGTGCCCAACATCTTCGAGGCCGACGAGAAGGACTTCCAGACGGCCACGCACCGCCTCTACCACTCGCCACAGCACGCCTCGCAGCTCACCCTGAAGGTGCTGTAG
- a CDS encoding M14 family metallopeptidase: MLACGLALLGGPAALPAHAQTTPATPAETGALLTPAQFLGYELGARFTPHATLLRYVEHVAAHSTGRMRVQPYGSTYENRPLEVVQVGTPENLARLDDIRQNNLRLAGLQSGTARTEAPAVVWLSYNIHGNEAVSSEAVMQVLYDLANPQNEQTREYLQHTVLLIDPCVNPDGHERYAQWYNRVRAQSPNASPYAWEHHEPWPGGRYNHYYFDLNRDWAWQTQQESRQRLTLYNQWLPQVHADFHEMGPDDPYYFSPAAKPYHEDITDFQRKFQGIIGDYNRTVFDKNNWLYFTRETYDLFYPSYGDTYPSFNGAIGMTYEQGGSGRAGVRYAKADGDTLTLAQRISHHHAASLATIRAASERQPELIREFKKYFDDARTKPRGTYKTFVVAGAGDPGQLKAFTQYLERQQIQYGYAPRRQRTRGFNYFSGKEENVQVEAQDVVVSMFQPKSTLVKVLFEPRPALEDSLTYDITAWALPYSFGLKSYALKDRIATDGKAPSKATLNNSAATGQPYAYVARWNNLQDVRFLSRLLQQKVKVRVAGRAFEAEGQKYLPGTLVITRTGNETMGAKFDQLVRAQADSSGVMLQAVKSGFSTSGADLGSGYVRNVARPNVAVVAGEGVSSTAFGEVWHFFEQQIGYPVTVLGSDYLRSVPLAKFDVLILPDGDYSDIYNERQLEALKTWVRGGGRLIAMEGASAFLAGKKDFLLRVKPADSSATKKANPYRLLKPYANAEREQIGQRVQGSVYRVQLDNTHPLAFGYGDTYFALVRDTLNYRYLGEGGWNVGVLKRDNYAAGFAGRQARRKLTDTFVFGAQDMGRGQVIYMADNPLFRGFWQGGKLLFGNALFFVGQ, from the coding sequence ATGCTGGCCTGCGGGCTGGCGCTGCTGGGTGGCCCGGCCGCGCTGCCGGCCCACGCCCAGACCACCCCCGCCACCCCGGCCGAAACCGGCGCGCTGCTCACGCCCGCGCAGTTTCTGGGCTACGAGCTGGGTGCCCGCTTCACGCCGCACGCCACGCTGCTGCGCTACGTAGAGCACGTGGCCGCCCACTCCACCGGCCGTATGCGCGTGCAGCCCTACGGCAGCACCTACGAAAACCGCCCGCTGGAAGTGGTGCAGGTCGGGACGCCCGAAAACCTGGCCCGCCTCGACGATATCCGCCAGAACAACCTGCGCCTGGCCGGCCTGCAGTCCGGCACCGCCCGCACCGAGGCGCCGGCCGTGGTGTGGCTCAGCTACAACATCCACGGCAACGAGGCCGTGTCGTCGGAGGCCGTGATGCAGGTGCTGTATGACCTGGCCAACCCCCAGAACGAGCAAACCCGTGAGTACCTGCAGCACACCGTGCTGCTGATTGACCCCTGCGTGAACCCCGACGGCCACGAGCGGTACGCGCAGTGGTATAACCGCGTGCGGGCCCAGTCGCCGAACGCCTCGCCCTACGCCTGGGAGCACCACGAGCCCTGGCCCGGCGGCCGCTACAACCACTACTACTTCGACCTGAACCGCGACTGGGCCTGGCAGACCCAGCAGGAGAGCCGCCAGCGCCTCACGCTCTACAACCAGTGGCTGCCCCAGGTGCACGCCGACTTCCACGAAATGGGCCCCGACGACCCGTACTACTTCTCGCCGGCCGCCAAGCCCTATCACGAGGATATTACCGACTTCCAGCGCAAGTTTCAGGGCATTATCGGGGACTACAACCGCACGGTGTTCGACAAAAACAACTGGCTGTACTTCACCCGCGAAACCTACGACCTATTCTACCCCAGCTACGGCGACACCTATCCGTCGTTCAACGGCGCCATCGGCATGACCTACGAGCAGGGCGGCTCGGGCCGCGCCGGCGTGCGCTACGCCAAGGCCGACGGCGACACGCTCACGCTGGCCCAGCGCATCAGCCACCACCACGCCGCCAGTTTGGCTACCATCCGCGCCGCTTCCGAGCGCCAGCCCGAGCTTATCCGGGAGTTCAAGAAATACTTCGATGATGCCCGCACCAAGCCGCGCGGCACCTACAAGACGTTCGTGGTAGCCGGCGCCGGCGACCCGGGCCAGCTGAAGGCTTTCACGCAGTATCTGGAGCGCCAGCAGATTCAGTACGGCTACGCGCCGCGCCGCCAACGCACCCGCGGCTTCAACTACTTCTCTGGCAAAGAGGAAAACGTGCAGGTGGAAGCCCAGGACGTGGTGGTAAGCATGTTTCAGCCGAAATCCACGCTGGTAAAGGTGCTGTTTGAGCCCCGCCCGGCCCTGGAAGACTCCCTGACGTACGACATCACCGCCTGGGCGCTGCCGTACTCGTTCGGCCTGAAATCGTACGCCCTGAAAGACCGGATTGCCACCGACGGCAAGGCCCCCAGCAAAGCCACGCTCAACAACTCGGCCGCCACCGGCCAGCCCTACGCCTACGTGGCGCGTTGGAACAACCTGCAGGACGTGCGGTTCCTGAGCCGCCTGCTGCAGCAGAAAGTGAAAGTGCGCGTGGCAGGCCGGGCCTTTGAGGCCGAAGGCCAGAAGTACCTGCCCGGCACGCTGGTTATCACCCGCACCGGCAATGAAACCATGGGCGCGAAATTCGACCAGCTGGTGCGCGCCCAGGCCGATTCGTCGGGTGTGATGCTGCAGGCCGTGAAATCGGGCTTCTCGACCTCCGGGGCCGACCTGGGCTCGGGCTACGTGCGCAACGTGGCGCGGCCCAACGTGGCCGTAGTGGCCGGCGAAGGCGTATCGTCGACGGCATTTGGGGAGGTGTGGCACTTCTTCGAGCAGCAGATCGGCTACCCCGTCACGGTGCTGGGCTCCGATTACCTGCGCTCGGTGCCGTTGGCTAAGTTCGACGTGTTGATTCTGCCCGATGGCGACTATTCCGACATCTACAACGAGCGGCAGCTGGAAGCTCTCAAAACGTGGGTGCGCGGCGGTGGCCGCCTCATTGCCATGGAAGGTGCCTCGGCGTTCCTGGCCGGCAAAAAAGACTTCCTGCTGCGCGTGAAACCCGCCGACAGCTCAGCCACCAAAAAAGCCAATCCTTACCGCCTGCTCAAACCCTACGCCAACGCTGAGCGGGAGCAGATCGGGCAGCGCGTGCAGGGCAGCGTATACCGCGTGCAGCTCGACAACACCCACCCGCTGGCCTTCGGCTACGGCGACACCTACTTTGCCTTGGTGCGCGACACCCTCAACTACCGCTACTTGGGCGAAGGTGGCTGGAACGTGGGTGTGCTCAAGCGCGACAACTACGCCGCCGGTTTCGCTGGCCGCCAGGCCCGCCGCAAGCTCACGGATACGTTCGTGTTCGGCGCCCAGGACATGGGCCGCGGCCAGGTCATCTACATGGCCGACAACCCGCTGTTCCGGGGCTTCTGGCAGGGCGGTAAGCTGCTGTTCGGCAACGCCCTGTTCTTCGTGGGCCAATAG
- a CDS encoding S-adenosylmethionine:tRNA ribosyltransferase-isomerase, with the protein MSSSLPDPRQLSIHDFTYQLPPERIAPEPLAQRDQSRLLLSRQGAIEDRTFHELPVVLPAGSLLVFNDTKVVRARLFCHKPTGGQIELFCLEPVAPHRALEPAMQQTGSCVWKCLVGNGKRWKSGPVLLEFEALGAPATLTAERLEATAEGYSLIQFSWEPATLPFAEVLRGAGHLPLPPYLNRDDTAVDAVRYQTVYAAHEGAVAAPTAGLHFSEAVLAELAERGHQQARVTLHVGAGTFQPVKADRMDGHAMHGEPISVSRAVLEQLLHHAPHPVIAVGTTSLRTLESLYWLGVQAAQGLLPTDSTPHVSQWQPYEPGSDLPTAAALQALLHHLDQQQQDALHATTQLLIAPGYRFRLIQGLVTNFHQPESTLLLLVAALLGPDWRRVYDHALAKGYRFLSYGDSSLLLP; encoded by the coding sequence ATGTCCAGTTCCCTGCCCGACCCGCGCCAGCTTTCCATCCACGACTTCACCTACCAGCTCCCGCCCGAGCGGATTGCACCCGAGCCCCTGGCCCAGCGCGACCAGTCGCGGCTGCTGCTGAGCCGCCAGGGCGCTATTGAAGACCGCACGTTTCACGAGCTGCCGGTCGTGCTGCCGGCCGGTTCGCTGCTGGTGTTCAACGACACCAAAGTGGTGCGGGCCCGCCTGTTTTGCCACAAGCCCACCGGCGGCCAGATCGAGCTGTTTTGCCTGGAGCCGGTAGCGCCGCACCGGGCTTTGGAGCCCGCCATGCAGCAAACGGGCAGCTGCGTCTGGAAATGCCTGGTCGGGAATGGCAAGCGCTGGAAATCCGGGCCGGTGTTGCTGGAGTTTGAGGCGCTGGGTGCGCCCGCCACCCTCACGGCCGAGCGGCTGGAAGCCACCGCCGAGGGCTATTCATTGATTCAGTTCAGCTGGGAGCCGGCCACGCTGCCCTTTGCCGAAGTGCTGCGCGGCGCCGGCCACCTGCCCCTCCCCCCCTACCTCAACCGCGACGACACCGCCGTGGACGCCGTGCGCTACCAAACCGTGTACGCTGCCCACGAAGGCGCCGTAGCGGCCCCCACAGCCGGCCTGCACTTCTCCGAGGCCGTGCTGGCCGAACTGGCTGAACGCGGCCACCAGCAGGCCCGCGTGACGCTGCACGTGGGCGCCGGCACCTTCCAGCCTGTAAAAGCCGACCGCATGGACGGCCACGCCATGCACGGCGAGCCTATCAGCGTGAGCCGGGCGGTACTGGAGCAACTGCTGCACCACGCCCCGCACCCGGTTATTGCCGTGGGTACCACCAGCCTGCGCACGCTGGAAAGCCTGTACTGGCTGGGCGTGCAGGCTGCGCAGGGCCTGCTCCCGACCGACAGCACGCCCCACGTAAGCCAGTGGCAGCCCTACGAGCCCGGCTCCGACCTGCCCACGGCCGCTGCCCTGCAGGCCCTGCTGCACCACCTCGACCAGCAGCAGCAGGACGCGCTGCACGCTACCACCCAGCTGCTCATCGCGCCCGGCTACCGCTTCCGCCTCATTCAGGGGCTGGTTACCAACTTCCACCAGCCCGAAAGCACGCTACTCCTGCTGGTAGCCGCCTTGCTCGGCCCCGATTGGCGCCGCGTTTACGACCACGCGCTGGCCAAAGGCTACCGTTTCCTGAGCTACGGCGACTCTTCACTGCTTCTGCCGTAA
- a CDS encoding class I SAM-dependent methyltransferase: protein MTSYPLFQAAVLSALLLPTACTQTPMESSAAMSAERRLQDNPSAAPDTSGYRIAAPQDPNGIGKYYQGRQIAHVMGHEGADWLERNDRQEEEGTDILLRELQLKPTDVVADIGAGTGYFSFRISPLVAKGKVLAVDIQPEMIEYLRDNKARNKAPNVQPVLGTVHNPNLPAAGVDLVLIVDAYHEFDHPREMMQSIYKSLRPGGRLALVEYRAEDPNVPIKRIHKMSEAQARKEVEAAGLEFVENRQTLPQQHLLIFRRAK from the coding sequence ATGACTTCTTACCCCTTGTTTCAGGCAGCTGTGCTGTCTGCCCTGCTGCTTCCAACCGCCTGCACCCAAACGCCTATGGAAAGCTCTGCCGCCATGAGCGCAGAGCGCCGGCTGCAGGACAACCCATCGGCTGCCCCCGATACCTCCGGCTACCGGATAGCAGCCCCGCAGGACCCCAACGGCATCGGCAAGTATTACCAGGGCCGCCAGATTGCCCACGTAATGGGCCACGAAGGGGCCGACTGGCTGGAGCGCAACGACCGGCAGGAAGAGGAAGGCACCGACATTCTGCTGCGCGAGCTACAGCTGAAACCCACCGATGTGGTGGCCGACATTGGAGCGGGCACCGGCTACTTTTCCTTTCGCATCAGCCCGCTGGTAGCGAAAGGCAAGGTGCTGGCCGTGGATATTCAGCCGGAGATGATTGAGTACCTGCGCGACAACAAAGCGCGCAACAAGGCGCCCAACGTGCAGCCCGTGCTCGGCACCGTGCATAACCCCAACCTGCCGGCCGCCGGCGTGGATCTGGTGCTGATTGTGGACGCCTACCACGAATTCGACCACCCGCGCGAAATGATGCAGTCGATTTACAAGTCGCTGCGGCCGGGCGGACGGCTGGCGCTGGTGGAGTACCGCGCCGAAGACCCCAACGTGCCCATCAAGCGCATCCACAAGATGAGCGAGGCCCAGGCCCGCAAGGAAGTGGAGGCCGCCGGCCTGGAGTTCGTGGAAAACCGCCAGACGCTGCCGCAGCAGCACCTGCTGATTTTCCGGCGCGCCAAGTAA